The following are encoded in a window of Alosa sapidissima isolate fAloSap1 chromosome 10, fAloSap1.pri, whole genome shotgun sequence genomic DNA:
- the LOC121721153 gene encoding C-C chemokine receptor type 5-like has translation MDFNDSEIYLSNDTTENTSTLDYSGYYAELETEADSGPCPTNSLKDFSQVFLPTLYSLVFVVGLLGNGLVVCVLLWFRRKCNLTDICLLNLALSDLLFVFSLPFWARYAALGHWPWDDTVCRLVTFLYTLGFYASTGFMVVMTLDRYLLIVHSPSITVWRTLRVGMVLIGAVWALSLVASLPNVIFVDVNGTGEAHTCALEMSAGSAWRSFEFLEMNVLGLVVPLSIMVFCYARIIPTLINLKTHRKHKAIKLILAILITFFLFWTPYHVVIFLHMLKQHGYFLDCHQMHRLDLAMKWTETIAYTHCCLNPIIYAFAGEKFCRLVVKMLSQWLPLSSISREFSERRSSVYSRSSEITSTKLI, from the exons ATGGACTTTAATGACTCAGAAATATACTTGAGCA ATGATACTACAGAAAACACAAGCACCCTGGACTACAGTGGCTACTACGCTGAATTGGAAACAGAAGCAGACTCTGGACCATGCCCAACTAATAGCTTGAAGGACTTCAGCCAAGTCTTCTTGCCCACGCTCTACAGCCTTGTCTTCGTGGTGGGGTTACTGGGCAACGGACTGGTGGTGTGCGTCCTGCTGTGGTTCCGCCGTAAGTGCAACCTGACGGACATCTGCCTGCTGAACCTGGCGCTGTCCGACCTGCTGTTCGTCTTCTCACTGCCGTTCTGGGCCCGCTACGCCGCCCTCGGCCACTGGCCCTGGGATGACACCGTGTGCCGCCTGGTCACCTTCCTCTATACGCTGGGTTTCTATGCCAGCACTGGCTTTATGGTCGTCATGACGCTGGACCGCTACCTGCTGATCGTCCACTCTCCGTCCATCACTGTGTGGCGCACGCTGCGTGTCGGCATGGTCCTGATCGGAGCGGTGTGGGCCTTGAGCCTGGTGGCCTCCCTGCCAAACGTCATCTTTGTGGACGTCAACGGGACCGGGGAAGCACACACGTGCGCCTTGGAGATGTCCGCGGGCTCTGCGTGGCGGTCTTTTGAGTTCCTAGAGATGAACGTCTTAGGTTTGGTCGTGCCACTCTCCATCATGGTGTTCTGCTACGCGAGGATCATCCCCACCCTCATCAACTTGAAGACGCATCGAAAGCACAAGGCCATCAAGCTCATCTTGGCCATCCTCATCACCTTCTTCCTCTTCTGGACCCCTTACCACGTGGTCATCTTCCTGCACATGTTGAAGCAGCATGGCTACTTCCTGGACTGCCACCAGATGCACCGCCTCGATTTGGCCATGAAGTGGACGGAGACTATTGCCTATACCCACTGCTGTCTCAACCCCATCATTTACGCCTTCGCCGGGGAGAAGTTCTGCCGGCTGGTGGTCAAGATGCTTAGCCAGTGGCTGCCTCTGTCCTCCATTTCTAGGGAGTTCTCTGAACGCCGGAGCTCTGTCTACTCACGGTCATCAGAGATTACCAGCACCAAACTGATATGA